Part of the Aquificaceae bacterium genome is shown below.
AAGAGGAGCTTTTTCCCTGGATGAGTCCACATGTATCCGAAGAGGAGCCTAAGGTTGGCAAACTTTTGCCAATAGTCGCCTGGCATCTTGGATATGAGTGAGCCTTTGCCATGGACTACTTCGTCATGGGAAAGGGGAAGTATAAAGTTTTCAGAAAAGGCATACCAGATGCTAAAGGTGAGCTGATGATGGTGGTATTTCCTGTATATGGGGTCTTTGGACATGTAAAAAAGCGTGTCGTTCATCCAGCCCATGTTCCACTTAAAGCCAAAGCCGAGCCCACCAAGATACACGGGTCTGCTTACCATGGGAAAGGCGGTAGACTCTTCCGCTATAGTCTGTATGCCCTCAAAATCTCTGTATAGGCATGTATTGAGCTTTTTCAAAAAGTCTATGGCTTCAAGATTTTCTTTGCCACCGTATATGTTAGGAACCCATTCATGCCTTGAGTAGTCCAAGTAGAGCATGCTGGCAACCGCATCTACCCTAAGACCGTCCACATGGTATTTCTCAAGCCAAAAGTGAGCGGAGCTAAGCAGAAAGGACCTTACCTCACCCTTTCCATAGTCAAAAACATAGCTTTTCCAGTCAGGATGCCAGCCCTTTCTCCAATCTCCATACTCATAAAGGTGGGTCCCATCAAAGTATGCCAGCCCATGCCCATCGGTGGGAAAGTGAGAGGGAACCCAATCAAGGATAACTCCAATACCCTCTTGATGGAGATAGTCCACAAGATACATAAAGTCTTGAGGCGTGCCATAGCGTGAAGTGGGTGCAAAGTAGCCTGTTATTTGATAGCCCCAAGACCCATAAAAGGGATGCTCCATCACAGGTAGAAACTCCACGTGGGTAAAACCCATTTCCTTTACATACTCTGCCAAAAGAGGTGCAAGCTCTCTGTAGCTTAGCCATCTGTTTCCCTCTTCTGGCACTCTTCTCCACGAACCAAGATGAACCTCGTATATGCTAATAGGGGACCTGTGATGGTTTAGGTCCCTTCTTTTCCTTAACCACTCTTCATCGTGCCACTCATAACTTAGTTCCCATACGATAGAGGCGGTCAAGGGTGGAGTTTCGTGAAAAAAGCCAAAGGGGTCTGCCCTATCTGTCCAGTAGCCCCACGAAGTATAAAGGTGGTATTTATACCTTTGACCCTTTTTGACACCTTTTACAAAGCCTTCCCATATACCAGAGTCATCCTCTCTTTTCCTCAAAGGCAGGGAGTGCTTGTCCCAGTGGTTGAAATCTCCAAAGACAAAAACCTGCTCCGCATGGGGAGCCCATACCGCAAAATAGGCACCATCCTCAAAAAGATGACAGCCCAGCTTTTCATACAGCCTACAGTGAGAGCCTTCTTTAAAAAGGTATACATCGTAGTCGGTTATAAGAGAAAAGTCGTAAAAAATCCTCATCCCTCTGTTATAGTATAGTCCATGAACCGATGGAAAGACTGGTGGGAGCAAGCACTCAGGGACGAAG
Proteins encoded:
- the glgB gene encoding 1,4-alpha-glucan branching protein GlgB, which translates into the protein MRIFYDFSLITDYDVYLFKEGSHCRLYEKLGCHLFEDGAYFAVWAPHAEQVFVFGDFNHWDKHSLPLRKREDDSGIWEGFVKGVKKGQRYKYHLYTSWGYWTDRADPFGFFHETPPLTASIVWELSYEWHDEEWLRKRRDLNHHRSPISIYEVHLGSWRRVPEEGNRWLSYRELAPLLAEYVKEMGFTHVEFLPVMEHPFYGSWGYQITGYFAPTSRYGTPQDFMYLVDYLHQEGIGVILDWVPSHFPTDGHGLAYFDGTHLYEYGDWRKGWHPDWKSYVFDYGKGEVRSFLLSSAHFWLEKYHVDGLRVDAVASMLYLDYSRHEWVPNIYGGKENLEAIDFLKKLNTCLYRDFEGIQTIAEESTAFPMVSRPVYLGGLGFGFKWNMGWMNDTLFYMSKDPIYRKYHHHQLTFSIWYAFSENFILPLSHDEVVHGKGSLISKMPGDYWQKFANLRLLFGYMWTHPGKKLLFMGGEFAQWREWNHDQSLDWHLLQYESHRGIQRLIKDLNKLYREEKALHELDCEPEGFEWVDFYDWEKSIISYLRKSSEGDLLLVVCNFTPVPRFEYRIGVPKAGFWKELLNTDSEIYGGSNLGNMGGVWAEEVPFHGRPFSLKLTLPPLAVVVLKKVL